The nucleotide window GCAGGCTCGGTGTAAGGGTTACCACCTGCCAGGGCAGGGCTCAGAAATGCGTTATTCatgttactgagcgcttagaagcagcgtggctcagtggaaagagcacgggctttagagtcagaggtcatgggttcgcattccggctccaccgcgtctgctgtgtgaccttgggcaagtcacttaacttctctgagcctcagttacctcatctgtaaaaaggggattacgactgtgagcctcacgtgggacaacctgctcaccttgtatcccccccagcactttgaacagtgctttgcatatagtaagcgcttaacaaatgccatcattatcgtgtgcagagcactgtattaagcgctgatggTCATGATGGTCAtcttaccttcccttccccactgcacctgtatatatgtatatatgtttgtacatatttattactctattttacttgtgcatatctatcctatttattttattttgttagtatgtttggtcttgttctctgtctccccctttcagactgtgaacccactgttgggtagggactgtctgtatatgttgccaatttgtacttcccaagcgcttagtacagtgctctgcacatagtaagcgctcaataaatacgattgatgatgatgatgatgatgataatgtgtgGTCTTCACTCAGTACCTTACTAGATTGGGTGTGCCACgagggacagagattgcatccgacctgatgattttgtatccacccttgcactgaatacagtgcttggaacatagtatgcgtttaacaaataccacaataataataataatagctgttattattgttactaagcatCAAGCAATGGGCTTACTGCTGGGGTAcctaggtaatcagatcagacacagtccccattccacgtgaggctcacattctaaacaggggggagaccaggtattgaatccccattttacagacgaagacaCTGAGGCGCAAAGAggtcaagagacttgccccaggtcatacagctcaggtgagcggcagagctgggattggagcccaggtgcCCTGGGTTCCCTTTCTGCCCGTCCTGGGCTCCTTGCACTAGGCCGTGCTCCACTCAGCAGAGAGATCTAGAGCCGGGAAGGTGTATAActctaatttattgatttctgttcatgcctgcttccccctctagactgtaagctcactgtgggcagggaatgggactgttatagtgttatgttctactcccccaagctcttagtacagtgctctgcacccaataagtgctcaataaatattgatcgaTTAGCAGACAAGGGAGGTGCGGCAGGAGAAACAAGCTGTTTTGATGGATGGAACAGTGGGTGTTTAGACATGTAGCTTGCCTTGATGAGGACTTGCAAGGGTGATGAGGAtcgtgttgttgttgttgtcgttgtaGAAGTAGTTGTAAGTATTAAGCTCTGTGTGCTGGGAGAAAAAAACACCTAGATGAGAATTCAGCACagtgcccctccctccaggggcaGTGATGGGTGTGGGAGATACCGGAGGAGAGGGGAAGTAATAGAAAGACAATACCAATGTAAGAGGTAAAATTTAGAGCCCAATGTGTCTGGTGGTCCAGGGGACCTGTAGGGGCCTCAAGGAGGCTGCATCCAGTCCGTCAGCGCTTCCTAACATTTGAAAGCTTGAACGGGCCCCCCCGGTACTGCCCTGGGGCAGGTTGGTCAGAGGCAGGGGTCCCCCTgtggctccccccaccccacgtgCCAGGCAATCTGTGGAACATTAGAGATTCCGAGTCAAGGGGCCCGTCTGCCAGAGGTTTCCGTCTCTCTCTTCCCAAACTCACGCCCGACCGCTAGCTGGCCAGCGGGCaccccaggcccgcactctggAGGAGCCCGGATGGGCCAGTGGGTCCCGGGATGCCCAGggcaaagtcataataataataatcgtggtactggttcattcattcattcattcattcattcattccatcgtatttattgaatactggttaagcacttatgtgtcaggcactatactaagcgctggggtagaaccaagctaatcaggtgggacacagtccctgtcccacatggggctcacattctttatcatCACTTGTAGCCATTTGTAGCACGCACACACACTATGCACAATGCATCTATTTTGATCCGAAGGTGGACCCTGCTGTTAGGCGTGTCTACAGTGGAGAGTTGGGAAAGCATTCTGGTTTGCGGCAGGGTGACCGAGGACAAGGCGGCCGGCCAGGCCCAGGGTGACCCTTCCAGATGCCCGCAGTCGATTAGACCGCCTGCGAGGCGCTGATAGCAGCCGCTCTGGAAAGGCAGCAGCCCCCCCGCGGGCTCGGTCTGGCAGATTGGGATGGTATGTTAGCTTTCCAAAGTCAAGGAGGAACTTGCTTTGTCCGTGGGCTCGGGCGGATCGAGGTCGCCGCGCCGGACCTCGGGCAGCTCCAGCTGAGCCGTGACAGTCTCGCGGCCCCTGTTGCGAGGGGCAGGTGTTTTGGGTAAGTTGGCCCCCGCCGTTCCCCTCGCAGCCCCAGAGAGCTGAACACGTCCCAACGGGCCCCGCGGCTGTGGCACGGTGCCCGCCTGGCAGGGTAGGGTGCCTCGTCTGGGTCAGACGGACGAGGGAGGGAGAGTGCGTGCGTGCGAGTGCACGCGTGGGCTCGGGCGGTTTCAGACCACTTTGTCCACACCGTTGGAGGCCTCCAGCCAACGCTGCTCTGGCTGCCGTACTCAGAGCGCACGCGGAGGAAACCGCCTGGGGGGGAGGGAGCCCGGCGGGAAGCGTTCCAAGCCCAGGACCACAAAGTCTGAAGGGGGACGGAAACCGGGCACCTGGACAAACCAGACCGTTGAGGCCGACTGCGGCATCGGTTGGGAGGGCGGACGGAAGGGGATTGGtggccccactgccccctcccctctccgacAGGCCGCCCGCTCCCGGGGCCcccgggtggggagggtggtggggaatgAGATCTGATGGTAATGGGGGGCAGGAGCtggcagaggagggacaggggaagcaacgtggcctaatggctagagcacaggcctggaagtcggaaggtcatgggttctaatcctggctccgccacttgtctgctctgtggccttgggcaagtcacttcacttctcttggcctcagttaccccatctgtaaaatggggattaaggctgtaagccctacgtgggggTAActttgactattttgacacctggttacatgttttgttttgttgtctgtctcccgcttctagactgtgagcccgttgttgggtagggaccgtctctatatgttgctgacttgtacttctcaagcgctcagtacagtgctctgcacacagtaagcgctgaaaaagtacgattgaatgaatgaatgtccaacccaatctgcttgaatCCGTCCcggcgcttagcccggtgcctggcacgtagtaagcaccgaacaaataccataattaggagCAGGAAAAGAACATTTTCCTGAAGGAAATTATTTGCCTTGGAAAACCAGATTGCGTATGTGCAGCGTTCTCAGGGAGCCTAGCTGGGACACTGCAGGAACCAATGTCTCAGCTTCCCGGCCTCTGTATAGGCTGCCCTTGTGGGTTGGCCCTCTTAGGGGTTCAGGAGGGGTATCATCCCCCTATCCTCCACCTACCAGAGTAGTCGGCCACAAGGACCGGGCCGCGTGGCTGAGAGCGAGCCTCGGGCCCGCCCAGGAGGGTAACCCCTTTTCCGGTTGTGTGCAGGAACAAGTGGCGGTTCCCGTGTACCATCCGACGCCCAGCCAGACGCGGCTCGCCACCCAGCTGACGGAAGAGGAGCAGATCCGGATAGCGCAGAGGATCGGCCTCATACAGCACCTGCCCAAGGGGGTTTACGACCCCGGCAGAGACGGCTCGGAGAAGAAGATCCGCGAGTAAGTGGACGCCCTCCGCGGGGGTCGCTCGGTCGATTgaatctatcgagcgcttactgtgtgcagagcactgtactaagagtacagtagaacagatacattccctgccctcaatgagctgacagtctagagggtgagatggacgttaatagaattaaatgaattacgggtatggactgaagtgctgggagaggggagggcccgGGCTCGCAGGCGGGTCTCCCCACCCAGACCACCCTCCGCCTGCCCATCGAGGCAAAAGGTCCCTTGGCTAAGAGGGGATTTCTAAGTAGGAGCCCAGAGTGGGCTGGGGAAAGCTGCCAGAAAGCAGTGCCTGgataggaatcaatcagtcatatttactgagcacttactatgagcagggtactgtacgaagtgcttgggagagttcaaaacaataCAGTAGATGcattccaaggccctactgagagctcacctcctcccggaggccttcccagactgagccccttctttcctctccccctcatccccccctccatcccctccatcttacctccttcccttccccacagcacctgtatatatgtatatatgtttgtacagatttattactctattttacttgtacatatctattctatttattttattttgttagtatgtttggttttgttctctatctcccccttttagactgtgagcccactgttgggtagggactgtctctatatgttgccaacttgtacttcccaagtgcttagtacagtgctgtgcacacagtaagcgctcaatagatatgattgattgattgattgattccctgcccacagcgagctcacagtctagagggaagaggtcCATCCGCCCATCAGTCAGCCCCATCAGCCTGCCCGCCTCAGGGCAGAACGTGTGGTTAAAGCGGCTCAAGCCGAACCTCCGAACCGAGATCGCCGTACCGCCCCAGCCAGACCCCCCTTTATGCCCTGCTGGGTGGCCCTGcctaaagcagcgtggcatagtgaatagagtatggtcctgggagtcggaagtcatgggttctaatcccatatctgccacttcattcacttgtattagaatgcttactgtgtgcagagcactgtcctatgcccttgggagagtacagtatggcaataaacattcccttcccacgacgagctcacggtccaggggctgtgtgaccttgggcaagtcgcttcacttccctgggcctcagcgacctcatctgtaaaatggggattgagactgtgagccccacctgggacagggattgtccccaactcgacttgcttgtatccaccccagcgcttagttctgtgcctggcacatagtaaacgcttaataaatgccctcatcatgaTTGTTATTTAGCCGCTCTCTAATGGCCCTCCCCCGCACTCTGTCTCCCCGCCGCAGGTGTGTGATCTGTATGATGGACTTTGTGTACGGAGACCCGATCCGGTTCCTGCCCTGCATGCACATTTACCACCTGGACTGCATCGACGACTGGCTCATGAGGTCCTTCACCTGCCCCTCGTGCATGGAGCCTGTGGACGCGGCCCTGCTCTCCTCCTACGAGACTAACTGAGCCCGTGCCCACCCCCCCGCCTCCCGCCCTTCCCTCCGGGGCCCCGAGGGGCCACTCacggaccacccccacccccgaacaGCTTGACACCGGGGCAGGTGGAAACAccacgtcccccccacccccatcccgccGGCGACCCACGAGGCCGCGGAGAGGATCGGGGAAGCGTTCTTCCCCAAAGTCTCAGCTCGTCGTCCTGGATGTCGTCGAATTCAGCGCCGACGGTTCTCCTGGAGCAAGGGGCTGCCCTCGTCGGGGGTCCGAAACCATGcccgggaaagggggagggggatcaTCCGTTCTTTTATTTCTGACAGTCTCCATGGTCGCCGGCCTCTGGGCCGGCGGGGTGGGAGGGCTCCGTTCTAGGGCGGCCGGCATGGAGCCTCTTTGAGCTTTGTTTGCACACTTCCATTCTCCCCCAGAAATGGAGTCCATTGCCTTAGGTCGTCTTCCGCAGCAGCGTAGTGTTGGCGGGGACGGCCGGATGCTTAAACACGTTCATTTAGCACCTGCCGAGAAGTGCTCCCTTCTGCTGGCTGGTAGGGTTAAGCAGAATTCAAAGTGCTTCTCCCATCCCAGCTCTGTAAGCAAACGGAGGGTCCCCCCAACTCTCTCTGCTCTTCAAGATGACATAGGGCCAGGGTGCTAGGAAGCCCGGGGTAGAAACGGATGGGACTCGTACCTAACTTGCACCCGCTTTCAGGCCAGCGGGGCTCAAGCCAGACAAAACTTTCCCTACGGAGATCTCTGATGGGCCGGACATGAGCCAGGGCTCCGTGCTTGGGTCGAGGAGACGAGCGAAGGTCAGAGGAAGAACCGTGCtccctttcccacttctcaagcACCGTCGTGGCCAGGGGCTGCTGTCTCTGCCTCCGGGAGCTGGGTCGCAGTGACTCGGTTGGgcagagctcagtctgggatcagTCACCGGCGAGCAGACCTGAGGATGGCAGAAAAGGCTTTCGTGTCCTGTGCGCACGCTCAGACACAAACACGCATACACAAACGAACACAGACACTCAAACATGATTTCAGAATAACCCTGCTGaaaattctccccctctcctctgtctcttgcAGCCGAATTCAGAGCGCTGTGAGTCTGTAAGCCTCAGaagtgaaaaaacaaaaaactgaaaATAATTCCGTGTTTTTTGGTAGAGACAGTCTAGTAAAGGTGTGGTAGTAATCCCTTTAACCATTAGCTCATGGTGGTTTTTCCTTCATGTACTTTACGTGGTGCTCACGTATCCCACCCGGAGCCGTTCCTTTCCTCTGACCTCCGATCCCCCGAGCGAGGTGCGGCCCCGGCCGTTCTCCCGACTGCCCGGCTCGTGTCCGGCCGAGTTCCGGAGGGGGCGGGTTGGCGTTGGCAGACCCGGGGGCCCGGAGGGGGACACGGCGCATGCTGAGGAAGGGACTGGCGGCGTCACCACCGGTCGGGGCGGAGGAGCTCGTTCACCCTCTCCCCGTGGCCGCCGCGGAAAGGCCCGCTACCTCCGGGAGGGCCACGGGAAGAAAATTCCAAACCGGGTTCCCAGACGTTCACGGCGCTCGAAGCGTCGTCTGTTCGTCGGGATCCCTTTGCACGAAGCAGACCGGAGAGGAAAGACCAGCAGGTGTGCAATATTATCCGGGAGCTACACCGGTGCATCTTGGGGGTGTTCTTTGGAAATGtgatgccccctctccccccgccccccacccaaacCCCCATGGCGTCGGGTGTATTCTAGCCagactttatttttctttttttctagctTGTGAAAATTGGCAAAAGAACTATTTTTTTAACATCTTCCATGTTGCTGTTAGTCTTTTATTTATTACAAGGCTTGGTTAGGAAGCGTTGGGAAGGATTCTCGCAGTGACTTGGGTCTGCTCCATTGCATCCTTTTCTAGACACTTTATACTGTTGGACTTTAACACTGAGCTCCACACACTATGTTAAAAACGTAAATATCTGCTTTTACTAAGTTGTGAGAAAGTCACGATCCAGTTGTCCGGGGCTACGTTGAGAGCCGATGGCTCTGAGAACATTCCAGAAGCAGCCCTCTGTTTGACTAGTGACCTGTAAATAGAGTGAATAAACAAATCGATTTTAAGACTCCAGGTGCCGTACTGTGGTGTAATGGATTCTGCCCGCCGGGCGGGCGGCCGAGTGGGACTCCGGTGGCCGGGAGATTCCCCCGGGAGACGCGGACGGGTTTTCCTTTCGAAATGGGCCAGAGGCCACCTGGGGTTCTGGATGTCGGGCTCTCGGGCCGTCTTCTGTGCCCGCTGGACCTGCTGCCGGACCCCGCCGAACCAACTATCTGGCCCTTGGCCCTTCGCTGGGAAGGGATGAGAGGAGGCTGGAAGAGCAGGTGTACAAATGCCGACTCGACGGAGCATTTAGACGGTTGAAAAATCCTGGTGGGGGTCTTTGGATGAGGCCTCGGATGGAGGGGTTAAGGTCTTCTGGGGTTGCTCCACCCGCCCTTTTGAGCTAAGTGGAACCAGCTGccggaccctgagaggggctagaATCAGAAACCCAAATGGGTAACGGGAGAGGGCCGGccgaagcggcatggcctagtggaaagaacacaggctcgggagtcagaggacctgggttctaatcccggctccgccatcggtctgctgcgtgaccttggtcaaatcacttcacttttcagtgcctgtgacctcatctgtaaaatgggaattaagaccgtgagccgttatgtgggacaggaactgtgcctggcccgaatatcttgtatctattccggtgCTTAGTAAGAgcgcagagtaagagcttaacaaatcacacaattattattaccattattattaataaccattattatttttaatattaataagtaCTCCAGTAGGTCTTCGAAAAGCGTCAGCTGCCCTGAAACTGAGACCAGGGTGTCGGGAATGGTGTAGAGACTGAGCTCCAAACTGGTCTGACGGGTGGGTCGCCTGCCCCAGGCACGGGCACCGAGTTGAGGCCCAGAACCAGAGAGATTTGTCTCTTCACCTGCCCTCCGAGCACCCCCAAACCAggctgttgggggcagggagggaggaaggagggttttGCCTGCTCTACCCCTCAAGGAGCGAAGGGGAAAAGAAGTGGAGCGGGAGGACTGAGCCTGGGAACCAATTCTGTGCCCAATTCCAAAGACCCTGGGGCTAGAAGTTGGGTGTCAGGAGGGcagacccagtgaggaggtggtgGGGCTCCTGCCACGGAGGGCTGCTGTTTCATTTGCCCCAGTGAGCAGCTGCCATGTCAGCAGTTCTGTCTCCCAGCTCCCTTACCTTCTCCTCATCTtggatttctttccctttctcaccttctaaaGTCTCCGGTCTTCCTCCTGGTTATGCTCCCCCTGCTTCCTCATGGCAGGAGAGGAGTAGGGAGTTCCtggccccatctctcccccctgcccccgtctcctctcctcttctcctcttctgccGGCCTCCATCCGGGGATCCGCTTATTTTTCCTCAACCGAGatctcttttctagactgtgagcccactactgggtagggaccgtctctatatgttgccaacttgtacttcccaagcgcttagtacagtgctctgcacacagtaagcgctcaataaatacgattgattgattgattcacgcaAGACTATTTACAAACTGATTCTTGAAGGATCTCTGGGCCCAGGCCGTTGCGGTCTGTGGATACCAGGAATGCGTCAATGTGAGgagactgtccctgtcctacccccctgcctcctcccacgTCCGGGGTCCAGGCCTTACATGGATGCATCTGATTTTAGGAGGGGGTTTTCAGTTTGAGGGGCTTGGTTTAGGAGTGACAGGGCAAATCTCTGggcttgttttgtttcttttctacCGGCCCCTTTCTTCACCCAGAGATATGCTCAGAGTAAAACCAAGCCCATCAGCTGGGTGAGAATCCGTTTCCGGCCCCTTCACACTCTGGGTGATGCAGGTCTTtatctcccccacttctcctctcGCTGACCACTGTCCTTGTGACAACCTCGGGGCTCGTCGGGCCTTTGGCCAGAGGAGGTGAATTTATAAGAGCGGACTTGACCAGATCAGGTGAAGTTTTTCGCGTAGGGAGAGAATCGTTCACAAATAGGGTCTTTGCCGTTTAGACTGTCGTggtcgggaatgtgtctaccaactctgttgcctcatactctcccaagcatggagTAACAGTACTCCACACACCGTAAGGGTTCCATAaagtccattgattgactgatctctgtATGTACCTATCAatcgcaatttattttaatgtcggtctgcCCCTCAagtctgtaagcaccttgtgggtagggattggctattcattcagtcgtatttattgagcatttacggtgtgcagagcaccgtactaagcgcttgggaagtacaagttggcaacatatagacatggtccctacccaacaatgggctcactgtctagaagggggagacagacaacaaaacatgtgggctaTACCTACtcggttgtatcatactctcccaagtgcttagctcagtgttctgcctgcagtaagcactcgataaataccgtggttgattgatggattacccAGCCCTGtgccgagtgctggggtagatatggttcAATTTAGAAAGCCTAACCAGTGGGATCGTTGTCCCttccatctgtgagccccatctctgccctcatCCAGGCTTGGCTTGTGGGAGTGAGGGCCAGGGAGACCCTCAGGCGGAGGCGGCTTTTTGTATATCCAGAAACTGAATTCCCTCGGTAATCGATGATAAccacagtaataacaacaatcatctttccctggcttagtggatagaacactggcctgggattcagaaggacctggattctaatcccggctccgccactcgtctgctgtatgaccttgggcgagtcacttcaattctccgtgcttcagctacctcctctgtaaaatggggatgagtttggaacacagactgtgtccaacttaactcccttcaaagccctactgagagctcacctcctccaggaggccttcccagactgagccccctccttcctctccccctcctccccctccccatccccccgccttacctccctcccctccccacagcacctgtatatatgtttgtacgtatttattactctatttattttacttgtatatatttattctatttattttattttaatatgttttgttttgtggtctgtctcccccttctagactgtgagcccgctgtcgggtagggaccgtctctacacgttgccaacttgtacttcccaagcgcttagtacagtgctctgcacacagtaagcactcaataaatatgactgaatgaatgaacttttgtctaccccagtgcttagagcagttcttggcacagagtgcttaatgagtaccatcattattattattatttctgaacaCAGGTGGCAGGGGCCATGCTCAACGACAGCCTTTCTTAATCAGCTGGCCCAGGAGCACTACCCACGCCTGAGCCCCGCGCCATCTCCGCCTTACTCTCTACACGGAGACCCTGTTGGAAATGGAGTTTTAGGGAGGCCTTGTGTCCCAGGACACAAGAAGGCAGATGCTCAGCAGGTTCTCTGGAGGGGTGTCCTACCTCTGGGCATGAGGGTAAGTCCCCAACACCACTAGTCTCACCTGAGCCTAACTCTGGGAGAGAGCAGCCACTTTACCACTCCTTGCCATGCCCACTCACCCTGATACTTGAACAgtaagaagtaacatggcctagtggatagaacccgggcctaggattcagaaggacctgggttctaatcctggctctgccattcgtctgctgtgtgaccttgggcaagtcactttgcttttctgggcctcggttccctcatctgtaaaatgtggattaagaccgtgagccccatgtggggcagggactctgtccaacctgatttggttgtctccacctcagcactttgaacagtgcttggcacatagtaagctctaaacaaataccacaattattattattattactactaatgggTCTCACCCAGTTTTCCTGGGGGCTCTGCTTTTTCCGCCCGGCTGATTCAGAGCGGAGAGCTTGGGTGGCACCACGGCCTCACCCGGACCTCAGCGCTTCATCTCCCGAGTTCTCCCAGCGGGTGCGGAGCCGCGGTCAGAGTGTCGCGCCCGTGGCCTGGCCGTCTCAGCCTTGGTCCTCCGGGGTGCTAGCGCCTTGTAGGCAGAATTTAGCTTAAACGTCttcggaggaggagggccgggtgGTTGAGAACTGGCCTGTCCCCGCCCTTGACAGCCAAGCAGTGAAAAGCAACGATTGGAACCCTGTCTTCATTTGAGAAGGCACGTTTGAATATCAGAGAGGAGCTTTTCATAATCCCCTCCTGCTTCCACTACGTGCGGGGGTGGGCTGGGTCATCCTGGCAGAGGGCTTCCTGGTGGAGGGGGTCACTCAGTCCCTGCCCGCCCCGGGGTGCTGCTCCATCCACAGAGAAGTGGTCCTTTCTCCTCCTAGCATTTCCGGGAGACTGGTCGCTCTGGAGGCGGCTCAGAAATCGCCTCTGCCGGCCGGCCGCCTTTGGGTTGGGCGGAGGCCGGGAAGTAGACCCTCCCCGGGAGGAAAACAGCTCTGGAAACTGGAAATGGCTTGGAATGTAAATCTGTGTTTACCCCAAGTGGGATAGAAACACACATTTGTACATCCACTCTTTAAAGGAGTCTTTAAAAACCACAGTCCTGCTGATGGAAACCATTGGCGATTTCAATCTTGGTGGTAGTCACAGGGGGACTGCTTGGCCGCGGCCCGTCCCGCCATCCTTAGTGGGGAGACCTTCCCCGGGCCCCGGGGTCTGGGCCAGGCAGACGGGTCAGTGCTGAAGCGTGGGCTTGGCCCCGCCGCTCCCGGACCAGGCGGACGGGTCCGGCGAGGCGGGGGCCGAGGGGGCGGCCGGTCGGGCTTGGAGCAGGGCCGCCTGGATCCGGAAATGCGTCCGGGACTCCATGGAGTAGTTCTTGTAGTTCTGTCTGAGACGGGGCAGAGCAGTGGGGCCCTTGagggatatatgttgccaatttgtacttcccaagcgcttagtacagtgctctgcacatagtaagcgctcaataaatatgattgattgagggagtgtGGGGGACTGGGTGGAACACCCCCCCCATATCCAGGAGGAGTTTACGCAAGTGTGGGCAGCGCCGGGGGAGGCtccgtg belongs to Tachyglossus aculeatus isolate mTacAcu1 chromosome 18, mTacAcu1.pri, whole genome shotgun sequence and includes:
- the RNF11 gene encoding RING finger protein 11, with amino-acid sequence MGNCLKSPTSDDISLLHESQSDRASFGEGTEPDQEPPPPYQEQVAVPVYHPTPSQTRLATQLTEEEQIRIAQRIGLIQHLPKGVYDPGRDGSEKKIRECVICMMDFVYGDPIRFLPCMHIYHLDCIDDWLMRSFTCPSCMEPVDAALLSSYETN